The window TTATCCAGGTATTTTTCATCCGATGCATGATGCACGCCATGCAATGAAGGCGTAATCAGTACGTTTTCCAGCCAGCCAATTTTGCCAATTAGTTGTGTATGCGTAAAAAAAGAATAAGCCCCATGTGCCAATAATATGGCAATAATCATATTGGGATGAAAACCGATTAACGGCAGTATACACCAAAAAACATTGCGAAAAACGGCCTGAATAGTCGTAATCCGTGCGGCTGCAGAAAGATTAAATTCTTCGCTTTGGTGGTGTACTATATGTGCCGCCCATAAAAAGTTAATTTCGTGCCCTAACCTGTGGTACCAGTACCAAACCAAATCGGTTGATAGCAGTAATAAAATCCACACGTACCAGGCTGTAGAAATATTAAACAAGGCATAATTTGCATATACCCATTGGTATACCTGATAAAAACTGGCTGCTATAAACAAATTCAATAAACGCTCGGCAATACCTACACTAAAATTTGCCACTGTACTTTCGTATTTAAAAACCTTAGCCCTCTTTTGGTGCTGAGCTATTTTAAATTCAATAAAAACGAAAATAAAAAACGCAGGAATAGCAAATGCAAGGTAGTTTACCGTCATAACAGTTTTAATATTTTTAAGTTTAACGCTGCAAACATAAATATATTCTACTAAATACATAGATTTTATAGATTTATTTTATTACATATTGATTACTACTATATCTATTTATAGTTTGCCGTTTTAAAATATTTGCAGAACTTCGATCCCATAAATACATACTATGGCTACACAGAAAAAAGTTGACAATAACAATATATTATCTATCGATATTGGCGGCACAAGTATTAAATCGGTGCTGTTGGATGAAAGCGGCAACATGCTTAACGAATATGTAAAAAGTAAAACACCGCCAGAGGCTACACCTAAGGATATTGTTAGCGGAATAGCAGAACTGGTAAAACCTTTCCCTCAAACCTACAACCGGATTTCGATTGGTTTTCCAGGTTATGTTAAAAATGGCGTGGTTAAAACGGCCCCTAACCTGGCTAAAAACAAGTGGGAAGATATAGATCTGGCACAGCGCGTAGCCAATGTATTGGGGCACCCCGTGCGTTTGGTTAACGATGCCGACCAGCAAGGTTTGGGCGTGGTAGCTGGCAAAGGCTTTGAAATTGTTTTTACCGTAGGTACAGGCTTTGGTACAGCTTTATTATTTGATGGCGAACTGTTGCCTCACTTAGAACTGGCCCACTTTCCCATTAGTAAAGAAGAAGATTACGACGATTATATTGGCAATAAAGCCTTTGAAAAAATTGGTGCTGAGCGCTGGAACAAAAGGCTAAAAAAGGTAATCGAAACCTATAAAACAGTATTTAATTACGATACGCTCTACATAGGTGGTGGTAATTCGAAGCAGATTGATTTTAAACTCGAAAGTAATATTAAGATTGTAACCAACCGCGATGGCATTAAAGGTGGTGCAAAACTCTGGAAACTGGCCGATAAGTACAATATTTTCACGGTATCTCCAAAAAAATAGCACTACTTTATAAATTCACTGTTTATTACAATCTTTTAACAACAAAATCTGCAATATTAATTTGTAAACCCTATTTTTGGGTGCATTCAAAAAAATAAAAAATGGCAAATAACGATTCGAAAAAATATAAATTGGGAATGATTGGTTTAGGCACTATGGGCCGTAACCTTTTGTTAAACATGGCTGATAAAGGTTTCTCGGTAACCGGTTATGATAAAGACACCAAAATGATTGCTAAGCTTGAAGAAGAAGGCAAAGCACATCAGCTGGAAGGATTTAACAACATTGAAAGCTTTATTTCGAGCTTACAAACACCGCGTACCCTGATTTTATTGGTACCTGCAGGCCCGATTGTAGATAGCGTTATTGCCGAATTGAAACCACTTTTAAGTAAAGGCGATATTATTATCGATAGCGGAAACTCACATTTTACCGATACTAACCGCCGTGTAGATGAACTTGAAAAAGATGGTTTACATTTCTTTGGTATGGGTATTTCTGGTGGTGAAGAAGGTGCGCGTTTCGGTCCGAGTATGATGCCAGGCGGTGATAAACAGGCCTACAACGTAGTAAAAGATGTTTTTGATGCCGTAGCAGCTAAAGTTGGTACCGATCCTTGCGTAACTTACATTGGCCCGGGTGCTTCTGGTCACTTTGTAAAAATGGTACACAATGGTATCGAGTATGCCATTATGGAACTGATTGCCGAAGTATATGGTATTCTTAAAAATGGCCTGGGTTATTCGAACGAGGAGATTTATAAGGTATTCAAAAAATGGAATGAAGGTAAATTGCAGTCCTTCTTGCTAGAAATTACTGCGGAAATTTTCTTGGTTAAAGATACTGAAACCCAAAACGATCTTTTAGATCAGATTAAAGACGAGGCTCGTTCAAAGGGAACCGGAAAATGGACTTCAGAAGTTTCTATGGAACTTCAGTTACCTGTACCAACCATTAACGAAGCTGTTTCTAACCGAGATTTATCTAAGTTTAAAAAATTAAGGGTATCGCTTGAAGAAGCATTTGGTAAAAAAGACACTAAAATCGATGTTACCGTTGAAGAATTAGAAGATGCTTTCTATTTCTCTATGATCAGCGCTTATGCACAAGGTATGCACTTATTGGTGCAGGCATCAAAAGAATACCAGTACGATTTACAATTGCAGGAAATAGCAAAAATCTGGCGTGGTGGCTGTATCATCAGAGCTACTTTCTTAGCCGATATCTATAAAGCTTACGATAACAACAATGCTTTAGAACACCTTTTTGGTGATGCCGGAATCCAGCAGATCATTAAAGGTACTTTAGCGGGAACACGCAAAACAATAGCTGCCTGTATTAACTCTGGCTTAGGCATCCCTGCATTTGCTTCTACGCTAACCTATTTCGATACCATTACCACTGGCCGTATGCCTTCTAATTTAATACAAGCTCAAAGAGATTTCTTTGGGGCACACACTTTTGAACGTATTGATAAAGATGGTGTTTTCCATGCCGATTGGAATAAATTATCATAAACTATACTAGACTCACGGAGAAAAAATAAAATGAAAACTAAAACCGCATTAAACCCGACCATATTCGTAATATTTGGCGGAACAGGTGATTTAAACAAAAGAAAATTAGCGCCTGCCCTATACAATTTATTTATGGAGGGTTACATGCCAAATAAGTTTGCCATTATTGGTACCGGTAGAACCGAATTTACTGATGATAGCTACAAAGCTGCCCTGGAAGATGCTGTTAACCAATTTTCGCGTAGCGGAAAAGTTAAAAAAGACAGATGGGATGATTTTGGAAACACCATTCACTATTGCCCAACTGATTTTGCGCAGCCTAAAACATTCGAAAACCTTAAAGCAGCAGTAGAAAAATACCAGAAAGAATATGGTGTTGGCACACAGGTAATTTTCTACCTTGCCGTTGCACCTAACTTCTTCCCTATTATTGCCGAGTGTTTACAGAAATATAAACTTACGCAAGATGAAGATAACAGCAGAATCGTAATCGAAAAACCTTTCGGTCATGATTTAGAATCTGCAAAAGAGCTGAATACTTTATTGAGCACCATTTTTACCGAAAAACAGATCTACCGTATCGATCATTATTTAGGTAAGGAAACTGTTCAGAACATGATGGCTTTCCGTTTCGCTAATGCGTTATTCGAACCACTTTGGAACAGATCTTATATCGACCACGTACAGATTTCAGTAACCGAACAGTTGGGTGTTGGAGATCGTGGTGGTTACTATGAAGGTTCGGGTGCTTTAAGAGACATGATCCAGAATCACTTGTTACAGCTACTCTGCCTGATTGGAATGGAAGCCCCGATTAATTTTGACGCCGATGAGATCAGAAACCGTAAGGTAGAAGTTTTAAAAGCCATGCGTCCATTCTCTGCCGAAGATATCCGTTTCCATACCGTTCGTGGTCAATACAGCAAAGGCTGGGTTGAAGGCAAGGAGGTTCCGGGTTACCGTCAGGAGAAAGGTGTTGATGATCATTCAAATACAGAAACATTTGCGGCGGTTAAGTTCCATATCGATAACTGGAGATGGCAGGGCATTCCGTTCTACTTAAGAACA is drawn from Pedobacter sp. HDW13 and contains these coding sequences:
- a CDS encoding sterol desaturase family protein encodes the protein MYLVEYIYVCSVKLKNIKTVMTVNYLAFAIPAFFIFVFIEFKIAQHQKRAKVFKYESTVANFSVGIAERLLNLFIAASFYQVYQWVYANYALFNISTAWYVWILLLLSTDLVWYWYHRLGHEINFLWAAHIVHHQSEEFNLSAAARITTIQAVFRNVFWCILPLIGFHPNMIIAILLAHGAYSFFTHTQLIGKIGWLENVLITPSLHGVHHASDEKYLDKNYGDVFVFWDKLFGTFQAEEEAPKYGLTHPIKSYSFLWQHFHYYLEIGEAYRRASGFKAKWNAVFGSPALMDQNIRPVLEKRYFQDKIAPASKPTFKIYLNLQLLLVVDLLTFATMYYQFLTGVNKAAILSFILITLVNIGALLEQRRWIYYLECFRLIVLFAFFFYQFNILELLIFPVVGLIILERVFSLNKLYKKYVFKYESNQINT
- the zwf gene encoding glucose-6-phosphate dehydrogenase; amino-acid sequence: MKTKTALNPTIFVIFGGTGDLNKRKLAPALYNLFMEGYMPNKFAIIGTGRTEFTDDSYKAALEDAVNQFSRSGKVKKDRWDDFGNTIHYCPTDFAQPKTFENLKAAVEKYQKEYGVGTQVIFYLAVAPNFFPIIAECLQKYKLTQDEDNSRIVIEKPFGHDLESAKELNTLLSTIFTEKQIYRIDHYLGKETVQNMMAFRFANALFEPLWNRSYIDHVQISVTEQLGVGDRGGYYEGSGALRDMIQNHLLQLLCLIGMEAPINFDADEIRNRKVEVLKAMRPFSAEDIRFHTVRGQYSKGWVEGKEVPGYRQEKGVDDHSNTETFAAVKFHIDNWRWQGIPFYLRTGKRLNQTSSLITIQFRDVPHQIFSSGVTENWQQNRLVISIQPEMSIRMQVQAKRPGLDMVLNPVDMVFDYKGTYEGDTPEAYETLLLDAMMGDQTLFMRGDQVEAAWELVMPILNTWESKKSINFPNYPADSWGPEEAEALIARDGFHWFNLPLKNKD
- the gndA gene encoding NADP-dependent phosphogluconate dehydrogenase, which gives rise to MANNDSKKYKLGMIGLGTMGRNLLLNMADKGFSVTGYDKDTKMIAKLEEEGKAHQLEGFNNIESFISSLQTPRTLILLVPAGPIVDSVIAELKPLLSKGDIIIDSGNSHFTDTNRRVDELEKDGLHFFGMGISGGEEGARFGPSMMPGGDKQAYNVVKDVFDAVAAKVGTDPCVTYIGPGASGHFVKMVHNGIEYAIMELIAEVYGILKNGLGYSNEEIYKVFKKWNEGKLQSFLLEITAEIFLVKDTETQNDLLDQIKDEARSKGTGKWTSEVSMELQLPVPTINEAVSNRDLSKFKKLRVSLEEAFGKKDTKIDVTVEELEDAFYFSMISAYAQGMHLLVQASKEYQYDLQLQEIAKIWRGGCIIRATFLADIYKAYDNNNALEHLFGDAGIQQIIKGTLAGTRKTIAACINSGLGIPAFASTLTYFDTITTGRMPSNLIQAQRDFFGAHTFERIDKDGVFHADWNKLS
- a CDS encoding ROK family protein, which produces MATQKKVDNNNILSIDIGGTSIKSVLLDESGNMLNEYVKSKTPPEATPKDIVSGIAELVKPFPQTYNRISIGFPGYVKNGVVKTAPNLAKNKWEDIDLAQRVANVLGHPVRLVNDADQQGLGVVAGKGFEIVFTVGTGFGTALLFDGELLPHLELAHFPISKEEDYDDYIGNKAFEKIGAERWNKRLKKVIETYKTVFNYDTLYIGGGNSKQIDFKLESNIKIVTNRDGIKGGAKLWKLADKYNIFTVSPKK